The DNA region TGTTAACCGAGGCGTTCAGGCTGAGTCCTTCAAGTAGCTGGTAGTCGGCACGTAGATTAGTGAGGGCGAATCCGGCAGCAATCTGTGAACCATCGTTATTGCCGTAACTAGAGTCACGGATTTCTTCAGACAAGGTCAGGCTCAGTGGTTCCCAAGGGGTAACTTTGATCCAGGCATTCGCCATCTGTTTCGGTAAGCCGGTGATCTCGCCAATCTCTTTACGCTTCACATCGGCGTGTGTGTAGCTATAGCTCAGACCCAATTCGGCGATATCCAGGATCTTGCCTTTTAATCCGAGATCGACCCCGCTGTAATCAACCTGTCCACTGTTGCGGTTTTGCAGGGTGTTAGCATCGATATTAATCGCAAGAATGGCGTCATCCACACGGTTGTAATAGGCACTGGCTTCATAGCTCCATTGCGCATTGATGAGACCGCTATAAGTGATATCGAAGGTTCGTGCCCGTTCCGGTTTCAGCTGTGGGTTTACCAGTGCCACTTGGCCGGTTGCCGGTTTAGAGGTGGTATAGCGTTCTTTTAAGGTCGGGAATCGACTGCGATCAGAGACGGAAAATGCCAGTGAATCCGTGTCGTTGACATGGTATTTCAGCAGCGCCTGCCAGTTGAAGGCGTGTTGATCGTTATCGTCATATTGGGTGATACTGCCATCATCCTCATGCTGCATCCCTTCCAGACTTTTCCGTTTGTCGTAGCTGATACCGGCAACTGCATCAAATTGTTCAGAAATTGCCCATTGATATTCGGATGCCAGAGAGATTGTGCGATCTTTATAGCGATCATAGAGGCCATCTGGCGCATCTTTTTCACGGTGTACATCTTCTTTCCAATGTGCGGCAAAGGACAGTTGATCCCGCTGTCGCAAATCGGCGCTGAGTTGCAAACCTGCACCGTTGCTGAAGTCATCATAACGGCTGTAAAAACCGTTTTTCTGTTGCAGCGCAGATAGCGAGTTGTACATCATCAGGGTGTTGGTAAAGACATCATGATAAACACGACTTTTTAACGTGAAAATGTCATTTAACCGAGTAAATCCCTGATAGTAGTAACTTTCTTTGTTGTAGTCTGGCCATTGCCAGTAACGTGCTCTCTGCCCACTGTTACCCGCATAAGGTGGATTTTGTTTTTCTCCATCCTGTTTGATGTAGGTGAAGGTGTATTCATCGGTGCTATTAGGTGTGATCCCTAACTTGATAATGCCGCGTTTGTCATCGGCGGCGGAGTTGATCATCTTGCCATCGCTGCCTGCAACTTCGTTATCGGTACCATAAGGTAATCCCAGATAATCTTGTTTCAGGCGGCTGCCTGTAAACTGGAGATAACCAAGGTCACTGCGCATTCCCAGTGACAGGTTCGCGTCGTAGGCATTGCTCTTATTGCGGGTGAACCCCCGGTAAGCGGCGCTAGCTTCAAAGGGCTCTTGTGGTTTATGGGTGTTGAGGTTGATGGCACCCCCATCTGGTTGGGCCCCTGCAACAGCGAGGTATACCCCTTGGAAACCTCAACAGAATCCAGATTGGACGTGAGGAAACGTCCAAGATCTAGGTTGCCGTCATAGGGGACATAAATTGGGATACCATCGTAAAACACTGGCACCTGCCGACTATCAAAACCACGAACCTTAACTTGTAACTCATTACGGCTGCCAGACTTTTGCAGCGATACCCCAGGGATCACGCTTAATGCTTGGGCAACATTGGTTTTACCTAGTTGTTCAAGGGTTTGCTGATCAATTCTGGCGCTGGTATCGGCAATCTGGCTGCCCCATATGGTCAGGCGTTCGGTGTTGCTGTCGTCATCCGCCATGGCATATTGTTGACCACAGATAGCAATAAATATAATCAACGATAGTTTGTTAAATTTCATAATGAACCTCAATATCGTTATATACTTTACTATATAACGATGATTATGCCAAAGAATGGCAGTAAAAGCTGCCTATCAGAGAGCTGAAAGGCGGTGATTATCACAGTGGCAATTAGAAAATTGCCTTTTTATAGTGGCTTGCCCGCTATCTAACCTGCGGCAAGCCTGATCTGGATTGCTTTACAGGGTTTGGGTTTTATCCCAATAAACCAGCGCCCAGTCTCTGGACGGCGGCACGATAGTTTCTCCCAAGCGGCGTTTGTGCTGATAGAAATCAAACAGACGTTGCTGTTCTACTTCATCCAATGTTCCCAGTGACCAACTGACAGAATCGGCGAACTGTTCAAACGTATCTGTCTTGTTCTGGCAGTTGGGGCCGCGGATATAGTCAACTTTAGGGTTGATGCCCAGCTGATACAGAATATTCACAGCAAAAATGTAATTGGGAAGTTCTACTACCTGGCGGCCAATAGCGCGCTGTACGGCGACATCCACAAAAGATGTTGCCACCGTATGGGTGGTATAAATGCGCAGCCGGGTGTGGTTATTTAGTTTGACCAGCGCCTGACGCAGATCTGCCACCAGCGTAGAACGCGATGCGATAGCAATGTCACATTCTGGAATTTCTGACCAGTCATCTTCCCAAGATTTGTTGATCAGCGTGACGTTGTTCAGCCCCATGCCATGGGCACGTTTGCCCGCTACTTCTAGCATGCCGCGGCTATAGTCCACCCCATACACATGGGTGAGTGATGATGCCAGATTAAGACATACAGAACCCGGACCACAGCCAATATCCAGCAGCGTGCTAGCACCTTGCAGTGACATTTTCTGTTGTAGTTGCAGCAGGTAGGGATCTTGCGGGTTAGCACATACTTCTGCCATTTTTTCTGCGCGCGCATCCCAGTGTTCCGGTGCTTTAGTGCTGCGACCGGCCTGTTGCATCTGTTGCCGATATAGTTCGGCAAAGTCTAACTCGTCCAGTACCATTTAGTGATTCCTCATAATCTTAAATTTCGATTCCCAGATGGTGTCTGATATCGGCTTCCTGTACATCATAGAGCGCTGCCAGTTTTTGTCCTGTGAGCATGGCCGCAGCGCTGCCTTGTTGTGCTCCCTCTTGTGCCGACAATAGCACCACCCGATCCGCGATTGCTCGGGCGTGTAGCGGGTGATGCGTGGACATCAGCAAGGTCATCCCTTCGCTTTTTAACTGGCGCACCTTCTCAAGCAGGGTGATCTGGTGACCAAAATCGAGACTCGCTGCGGGTTCATCCATTACTAGCAACTTGGGTTGTTGGATCAGTGCTCTGGCAATTAATACCAATTGTCGTTCACCGCCACTGAGTGACGGATATTGCCTCGCCGCCAGATGCACTATGCCTAGATTTTCCAGCAGTTCCAGTGCCAATCGCCGATCCTTTGCTGCCGGGGAGGCAAATAGGTTCAGGTGGGGGCTACGTCCCATTAGCACCATATCCAATACGCTGAACGCAAACGGCCCATCGTGTGCTTGCGGGACATAAGCCATCCATTTCGCTAATTCAGGTGCTCGCCAGTCACTTATCTGACGTCGCTGCAACAGAATATTGCCGCCTTGCAGTGCTAACCGTCCCAGCAAACTGCGGATTAAGGTGGTTTTACCGCAACCGTTAGCCCCCAGCAGACAACAGACCTCACCCGCTTCGATGTTAAACGAGATTTGCTGTAGCACCGGGTGCTGTGGGTAACCGATGGCCGTATTGGCAAACTGCACTAGCGTCACAGTCGTTCCCTCCGCATCAATAGCAGTAGGAAAAATGGGGCGCCGATCATGGCGGTAATAATCCCCAGTGGCAGTTCTACCGTGCTTACCGTCCGCGCCAAGGTATCGGTCACCAGTAACAGAATGGCACCTACTGCCATTGACATAGGTAAGAGCCGTTGGTTATTGGCACCAGTAATGATGCGACAGATATGCGGCACTACCAGCCCCACCCAGCCGATGATGCCCGCAATGGCGACGGCACTGGCGGTGACCAAGGTGGCACTGACAATAAAAATGACTCGCAAGCGAGTGACATTGACCCCCATAGCACTGGCTTCTTCATCTGGCAAACTCAGCAGATTCATACGCCAGCGCAGCAACCACAGCGGCAATATGCCTAATAGTGTCAGCGGTGCGGCAATCTGTAAGTCACTGGCGGTAATGGTATTGAGCCCACCAAGCAGCCAAAAGGTAATGGACGGTAGCTCGGTATAAGGGTCGGCCAGCACTTTGATCAATGAGATCATGGCGCCGCAAAGAGTACCGATGGCGATACCGATAAGCACTAGCGACAGCACAGGATCTTGGCGCCGCGTGAAACGGGCGATAACACAAACGAGTGTCACCACCAATAAGCCCCCGGCAAATGCTAATCCCTGAATAAACAGCATGGATAATCCCAGCAGTATCGCAATACTTGCGCCCATACCTGCGCCAGCGGCAACCCCTAGAATATCCGGTGATACCAAGGGGTTGCGGAACATCCCTTGATACGCGGTACCTGCTGCCGCTAACCCTGCACCAATGACTAATGCGGCCAACATGCGTGGCATGCGGATTTGCCAAAAGACAATCGACAGGCGGGGATCTTGCGGCTGATTACCCAATAGCAGTTGGCTGATATCGCTTAGACTCAGCGGATATTTACCGGCTGTCAGCGCTAATATCATGCCTGCCAGCAGTAATAACCCCACAACGGCGGCGATGGGAAAATACTTCATATCGCGGTTACCAGTGTCTGATAATCCTCATCACTGAGCGTACTATGGAA from Shewanella dokdonensis includes:
- a CDS encoding ABC transporter ATP-binding protein encodes the protein MTLVQFANTAIGYPQHPVLQQISFNIEAGEVCCLLGANGCGKTTLIRSLLGRLALQGGNILLQRRQISDWRAPELAKWMAYVPQAHDGPFAFSVLDMVLMGRSPHLNLFASPAAKDRRLALELLENLGIVHLAARQYPSLSGGERQLVLIARALIQQPKLLVMDEPAASLDFGHQITLLEKVRQLKSEGMTLLMSTHHPLHARAIADRVVLLSAQEGAQQGSAAAMLTGQKLAALYDVQEADIRHHLGIEI
- a CDS encoding FecCD family ABC transporter permease is translated as MKYFPIAAVVGLLLLAGMILALTAGKYPLSLSDISQLLLGNQPQDPRLSIVFWQIRMPRMLAALVIGAGLAAAGTAYQGMFRNPLVSPDILGVAAGAGMGASIAILLGLSMLFIQGLAFAGGLLVVTLVCVIARFTRRQDPVLSLVLIGIAIGTLCGAMISLIKVLADPYTELPSITFWLLGGLNTITASDLQIAAPLTLLGILPLWLLRWRMNLLSLPDEEASAMGVNVTRLRVIFIVSATLVTASAVAIAGIIGWVGLVVPHICRIITGANNQRLLPMSMAVGAILLLVTDTLARTVSTVELPLGIITAMIGAPFFLLLLMRRERL
- a CDS encoding TonB-dependent receptor plug domain-containing protein, giving the protein MKFNKLSLIIFIAICGQQYAMADDDSNTERLTIWGSQIADTSARIDQQTLEQLGKTNVAQALSVIPGVSLQKSGSRNELQVKVRGFDSRQVPVFYDGIPIYVPYDGNLDLGRFLTSNLDSVEVSKGYTSLLQGPNQMGVPSTSTPINHKSPLKLAPLTGGSPAIRAMPTTRTCHWECAVTLVISSLQAAA
- a CDS encoding class I SAM-dependent methyltransferase, translated to MVLDELDFAELYRQQMQQAGRSTKAPEHWDARAEKMAEVCANPQDPYLLQLQQKMSLQGASTLLDIGCGPGSVCLNLASSLTHVYGVDYSRGMLEVAGKRAHGMGLNNVTLINKSWEDDWSEIPECDIAIASRSTLVADLRQALVKLNNHTRLRIYTTHTVATSFVDVAVQRAIGRQVVELPNYIFAVNILYQLGINPKVDYIRGPNCQNKTDTFEQFADSVSWSLGTLDEVEQQRLFDFYQHKRRLGETIVPPSRDWALVYWDKTQTL
- a CDS encoding TonB-dependent receptor plug domain-containing protein, producing MRSDLGYLQFTGSRLKQDYLGLPYGTDNEVAGSDGKMINSAADDKRGIIKLGITPNSTDEYTFTYIKQDGEKQNPPYAGNSGQRARYWQWPDYNKESYYYQGFTRLNDIFTLKSRVYHDVFTNTLMMYNSLSALQQKNGFYSRYDDFSNGAGLQLSADLRQRDQLSFAAHWKEDVHREKDAPDGLYDRYKDRTISLASEYQWAISEQFDAVAGISYDKRKSLEGMQHEDDGSITQYDDNDQHAFNWQALLKYHVNDTDSLAFSVSDRSRFPTLKERYTTSKPATGQVALVNPQLKPERARTFDITYSGLINAQWSYEASAYYNRVDDAILAINIDANTLQNRNSGQVDYSGVDLGLKGKILDIAELGLSYSYTHADVKRKEIGEITGLPKQMANAWIKVTPWEPLSLTLSEEIRDSSYGNNDGSQIAAGFALTNLRADYQLLEGLSLNASVNNLFDRSYEYSEGFIEQGRNFWLGIEYRL